A section of the Terriglobia bacterium genome encodes:
- a CDS encoding chloride channel protein: protein MDKLQQREDQVFLVLALVIGALTGLAVVAFILLTERMGIRLYPAGGAPWRRLLFPIVGSLSIGYLLFRYFPDARGSGVPQTKAALYAREGRITLRTVLGKFFCTSATLASGIPLGREGPSVQVGAGIASVLGRLLGLRPEKVKALLPVGAAAAIAAAFNTPLAAVLFALEEIVGDLHAPVLGSVVLASATSWGVLRLLLGNSPLFKVPQYQLVHPAEFAVYAVLGVAGGLVSVAFTKLLLGMRERFLRFPQNTLWFQPLAGGLLVGLLGWFVPQVLGVGYGYVGYALNGTMALKLMALLVVLKLITVTTSYASGNAGGIFGPALFIGAMLGGSLGTLAHRLLPVYTATPGAYALVGMGAVFAGIVRAPMTSVLMIFEMTQDYEVIVPLMISNLVSLFISSRLQRQPIYEALAVQDGIHLPGAGTRQRHGQRQVVRVMHTATEFLPAEITAREALERVRPSEFRTWLVTDRRGVVGVINLPTLERKVVEGAAKQLGELVGAGAFPHVHPDQGLDLALERMGTNQIDILPVVSRADVHKLEGIVTLRDVLDSYGVSRPDRA, encoded by the coding sequence TTGGACAAGCTGCAACAACGTGAGGATCAGGTATTTCTGGTCCTAGCGCTGGTTATAGGCGCCCTGACAGGCTTGGCGGTCGTCGCTTTCATCTTGCTGACGGAACGAATGGGGATACGGCTGTATCCGGCGGGCGGTGCTCCGTGGCGACGTCTGCTGTTCCCGATCGTGGGCTCCCTGAGTATCGGCTACCTCTTGTTCCGCTATTTTCCCGACGCCCGAGGCAGCGGAGTGCCGCAGACCAAGGCTGCTTTGTATGCACGCGAAGGACGCATCACGCTGCGCACCGTGCTGGGAAAGTTCTTTTGTACGTCCGCAACACTGGCTAGCGGAATCCCCCTCGGACGCGAAGGACCTTCCGTTCAAGTTGGTGCGGGTATTGCTTCAGTGCTCGGACGTCTCTTGGGACTGCGTCCCGAAAAAGTAAAGGCGCTTCTGCCGGTCGGTGCAGCAGCAGCCATTGCGGCCGCGTTTAATACGCCTTTGGCGGCAGTATTGTTTGCGCTCGAAGAGATAGTGGGAGACCTTCATGCGCCGGTGCTTGGCTCGGTAGTGCTGGCCTCGGCTACTTCTTGGGGGGTGCTCCGCCTCCTGCTCGGCAACAGCCCTCTATTCAAAGTTCCGCAATACCAACTGGTCCATCCCGCGGAATTTGCCGTTTATGCTGTGCTCGGGGTAGCCGGAGGCCTGGTTTCGGTGGCCTTCACGAAACTTCTGCTAGGCATGCGGGAACGTTTTCTCCGCTTCCCGCAAAATACACTCTGGTTTCAACCTTTGGCAGGCGGCTTGTTAGTCGGTTTGTTGGGATGGTTTGTGCCCCAGGTCTTGGGCGTGGGTTATGGATATGTCGGCTACGCCTTGAATGGAACAATGGCGCTAAAACTGATGGCTCTGCTGGTGGTTCTCAAACTCATAACGGTGACTACGAGTTACGCTTCCGGCAATGCGGGCGGCATCTTCGGCCCCGCCCTGTTCATCGGCGCCATGTTGGGAGGTTCTCTGGGGACCTTGGCACATCGTTTGTTACCCGTCTACACCGCGACCCCGGGTGCCTACGCGCTAGTCGGGATGGGCGCGGTCTTCGCTGGTATCGTGCGCGCTCCTATGACCTCAGTGCTGATGATCTTCGAGATGACGCAGGACTATGAGGTTATCGTCCCACTGATGATTTCGAATCTGGTGAGCCTTTTCATTTCTTCACGGTTGCAGCGGCAGCCCATCTACGAAGCCCTGGCAGTACAGGATGGCATACACCTGCCTGGGGCGGGAACACGCCAACGACATGGTCAGCGTCAGGTAGTCCGAGTCATGCACACTGCGACCGAGTTCCTGCCAGCCGAGATCACGGCTCGGGAGGCTTTGGAACGGGTTCGCCCGAGTGAATTCCGAACGTGGCTGGTGACTGATCGACGAGGTGTAGTTGGCGTTATCAACCTCCCGACGCTCGAACGAAAGGTAGTGGAAGGTGCTGCCAAGCAGCTGGGTGAGCTGGTGGGTGCGGGTGCTTTTCCGCACGTCCACCCCGATCAAGGGCTTGATTTGGCACTTGAGCGCATGGGAACAAACCAGATCGACATCTTGCCAGTAGTGAGCCGTGCGGATGTGCACAAACTAGAAGGCATTGTGACCCTGCGCGATGTCTTGGATTCATACGGTGTCAGCCGACCTGATCGGGCTTAG